In the Pseudorca crassidens isolate mPseCra1 chromosome 21, mPseCra1.hap1, whole genome shotgun sequence genome, accgccggggaattcccaaACCCAGCTTTCCTTAATCCTTGGGAGACTAACACCCTCTTCTTCACTACTATACTCATAACTAGGTTTTAGAGCTGATTCTCACCTATGTTTTGAAGCATgacgaaaataaataaaaatccatccATCTTAGTCCTATCCTAAGAAATTGTTCAATTGTGAACACTTTTAGAAACAATTTTCAAATGTTCTATGTTAAGTATACCTAGCTTTCAGGAAAACGTCTGTCCTATTTCGGAGCGGTTCACAAATCTACACAAGTTCACTGACACTTATTTCACACGATATTTACATAATATTAAACAACAACTGATCTGGTAAGAGAAAAAGACACTTCTGATATGAACCGCCAAACTATAAATCAGGAAAACTAAATTATAAAGTAGTAATGCTCTTAATGCTCTTATTATAACACACATGGAAATACTCatgtttgttctattttattctatttgatggTTCCTATGGTTGTAAACTGCAACAAAGTTTCTCTTTCATAGTATTAGCCGCTCTACTGGCTCCTGAAATAAGATCCCTGACTCCCCCTTTTAGTGCTGCCtctaaatacacaaaagaaagcaACTATAATTGAAAAAGGAATGTTTTATGGTCTTAATTTCTCAGCTGTGGAAACACTTTTTGACTCTCTCTGTTTTATTCCTTCAAGCTGGAATTTACAAGATTAAGAGTTAATATCTGAATTGCTGTGACTACAGCATATAGTCCTACAGTCCTAAACCCAGGGGTGAATTCAAATTATCTTCAAGAGACTGGAAGCAAAATATACAGTACAAAGTTtcctataaaaataaacaggaaaactgTCTCTATCTAGACTTTCTGCAACTGAAAACAGACGGTGAAGAGAGATGTAAGATCTCAGAAGTCAGACAAAGGTCTGTGAGGAACTTAAGCTCGGAATAACTCCTACGTGAAAGCGTGGAAAACTGAACTCTAACGCTTCTGCTCAGCACTGTGCCATCTCCCTATCTGGcgctcctcccaccccccttaTCTGTATACAgttaacagtgacagttttttaaAGAGCCATTTCCGTCACAAAGCATTTCATTTGTGTAAGAGGTGGGAGACACCCTAGTTAACTCCAGTGATGCTGTATTGTGTACAGAAATGTTATATACTTGATTCAGTAAGCTTGGTtacctcattttttccccctgaccACATTCCATTCTTACTAACATATTACTGActagaaaattagaaataaaagaagttaAGGAGTGTTAGAACACTCAGTTGTAAGAAAAGCTGGCAAAGACACAATTCCAGAAAAATACAGGTCAGGGGCCATTTAAAATAGGGGgaaatagcacagggaattctgctcaatattatataacaacctaaatgggaaaagaacttgaaaaagaatagatacatgtatacgtataactaaaatcactttgctgtacacctaaaactatcacaacatcgttaatcaagtataatccaatataaaataaaaagtttagggcttccctggtggcgcagtggttgagagtccgcctgccgatgcaggggacacgggttcgtgccccagtccgggaagatcccacatgccgcagagcagctggacccgtgagccatggccgctgagcctgtgcgtccggagcctgtgctccgcaacgggagaggccacagcagtgagaggcccacataccgccaaaacaaacaaataaataaataaaataaaataaataaaaagttaaaaaaaaaaagctacaaggatatactgtacaaacAGGGAGTACAgccgatattttataataactataaatgtataacctttaaaaattgtgaatcactatattgtacgcCTGAAACTTATatgatattgtacatcaactatcaataaacaattataaaaataaaaaacgggaaaaataatttatgataaCTCTAAATTACCaaggaaaaatcaaaatgttttaatatatccTAAGAAAGTATAAAAGTATATGATCCATTTAATACTTAGGTCAAAATAGTTAAAACAAACATAGTTCTTTTTGAGTTAAGCTTTAGTTGTCTGGAATATTTGTTTTACAGGATATGTTCTCTTCCCTGGGACTGCATGAAAATTAGGAGTCCTGCAATAAAACAAGAGCTCCCTAATCTTTTCTGACAGAAAAGATAATACAGGCTTATACAGAAGAAATATGAATTTGAAATTCCCACCAATTTATGCATCAAAAAGCCTCCTGAGATCTAAAATGTACATACCACTTAATAGTAATGTTGCATGGCTGCTTGTTAAATTTGATGTGATTGAAAGTTACCTGACACTTATAAAACTAGTCACATTCAACATAAACATTCTAGAGTTTACTTTTAAAAGTCTGGATTATTTTCACAATGCCCCCAAAATCATATTAAAGCAGACACTAAGAACctatgatttgaatttttttttaagtatacaatgaGATTATAATTAGGACAACTTGGGACAAGATTCATGTTTGATAAGAGAACAGTACTTTTCTCTGTTCACATTGTACCAcagagatgaatttttttttttttttttttttttgctgcacgtgggcctctcactgttgtggcctctcctgtttcggagcacaggctccggacgcgcaggctcagcggccatggctcacgggcccagccgctctgcggcatgtgggatcttcccggaccggggcacaaacccgtgtcccctgcatcggcaggcggactctcaaccactgcgccaccagggaagccccagatgaattttttttacctttaactGTTTGAAATGTCTGCAAAAAGCAAAATGCTCTAAtgatgaataataataaatatataataaaacgtgcagtcataaaaaaaaagttctgaaaatttAAGAACAAGTACAACCTTGACTTTTGACAGTCAGTAGTCTTTTTATGTCAACAAAACCTTCTATGGCTATTTTTCTAAAAGGTCAGTAAAAATTCTGCTCCCCCAGATTACCAATCCTTTTACTACAGCTCAAAATCATACAGCTTCAGTGTAGTATTTATTACtatgttttcacttttattttggaAGTGAAACTTCTGCAAGACTAACCTTATAACTAACGTCATCCTTGCTTTATATCACATCGTTAAAATGGATAATGCACTTCAGCAACTGAAGTgtgttgtatattttcatttcaaaaacacCCACAAactaaaatagatatttaaaatctttattgtttcATCATCAAAAGTTCTCTTTCCATAGAAGAATGGCAATGCAGGATCAGTGCACATTCTATGGAAAATTCAGACCTCAAGTAACTAGCCTGGAAATCAGAGACAGCACTATGTCAAGCTAGTGTGCAAGGTCAAAGACACAATGCTGCCAGTGCGATTAGTATACAGAAGAAATACGCAGCTCTCAGAAAAAGAGTCTATGGCCAAGTAAATGAAACAGTAGCAGTGCACTGCACTGACATTCTAGAACAGAAAATAGATGGGGGAAGACCAGAGAATGTacttttggcaaaaaaaaaaaaaagaaaaagaaaaaaaattgagtagaTCACAGGCACTGAGTTCCCAACTGTATCACCAGCTGCCTAATCCACGTGTGGCTGCCCCTCCTCCGTCTTTACGCCTACCACATCCTAACACTGCAAGCTGCTTTCAGCCTGTGTGTAAATGCGACAGCCACATGCACGCATTTTTATTCTGCTTCCCATCTCACGGCTCAAAGTAACAACTTGAGTTGGGCGATAAAGCCCGTGGCCTTGAGGCATCTttagtaaaaagctgaacaaacccACAATTTGTTCCCATTTTTTGGAGAAATCAACTTTATAAAACAAGACAGTTGTCATGATTACTCCATTTTTGTCTGAAGGCAGAACAGGTTTCATGTAAGTATACTgaataaacatataaacaaatgtccttaacaaaatactgtCAGACCAACTTGAACATTTTCAAAACTAGCTCCTGAAAAAAAGTACTGATAATCGTGAGATGGAATGACCACTACAATTTGCTCACGCCTGGTTACTGGGAACGTTTTGGTCAGCTTTGTGTCTGAAGCTGCGATACAGCTGGATTTGGCTACTTCGCATTAATTCACACAATCAAGgccatttttaaaaggtaacagCAAATCTATTACggtgaaataaaaatcaaaacagttgAGAGGTATACAGGAAACTtgccttaaatatttaaaaattacatatgatATAACCTTAGGGGATAAGAACTACAATTACCGTGGTCTAAATCTTGAGTTGTTAATACATGAATTACCAGCATAACTAACAAGTCACTTGTTAATCACGTCAAGGCCTTGCGGGGCTGGGGCACTCTGAATGTACGGTGGAGCAATCACTCTCCAGGTGTGTTAAAACCTCTAGTTTAACGTGTTATTAAACCATATTGGAAAAGTGATTTTACttaatatatacaatgtataaaataagttataaGGAGGAGGCAGGAAAAGGTTTTCTAGTATGTAGGATGCAAACATACACTTTCCCGTATCAGTAGTAGTTCTGTGTGTGTCCCTTTACCCATGTAAAACATGAAAGTCTgaaagaagattaaaaatttCACTTATAAATAGAAACAGGATTCAAAAAAATGGAATTTCAATATCGTTTCTTCCCACAATGCAACTCACTCTAATTGTAACATAAATAAAAACCATATCTCAAAAATCTGCTTTTACACTCTTGCCTTTAACAATAAGTTCTTCTAACAATTGAGAATAAAAGCACTCCTTTGTAGCAATTCCATAAAATAATCTGCAGTTCACAAAACACCTGCTTTCCAGCAAAACCAGCAATCCTTATGGAGGGCGTGGCATTAATACTTGGCCCCTCTGAGGTATAAATGCAGCTATATTTGCACTGAGTATATCGTCTATAAGGTATGCTAATAGTCTGCATGTTTGCATAAAATTGGGAGTGATGTCATCCTGACTGATTGAAAAACTTATCTTTATAACTTTGTGTAGTAATggaggttaaataattttaaggaaaaaaaagtactttaGCCCAGTAATAGCCAGCAGAACTCTAGTTCCTAACCAATGCAAATGGttattagatttaaaaaatatttaacattgcatactggttaaaaaaaaaaactgaacagggaaaacacataaatatttaaattcagcAGGACAGCACAAAAAGCATACTAGAGATAAGTGTGAAATCAGTCAAGCTTTTCCAAAGGAGAAAATCCTTTTAATCCTTCAGCAAGTCTCTGTGAAAATAGTATGCTTACAATACAAGAGAGAAGGAGTGCCTAGAACACCCCCAAGAGGCTCGCTCCACTGCTCGGCATCACTGCCCCACCTCCTGTGTGCACGGACGGCTGAGAAATGACAAGAAGTCCATCTGACAAGAGTTCAGTAATCCCTTTCACCACTGCTGCCAGCTGAAGTCATCATTGCTGCCAAAGACCAAGAAAAAGCCCAGGATAGTTGCAAAGATGACAGTGTTTCCGGTGAGGACAAGTGCACAAGCTCCCCACTCGATCTACAGAAGAAGACAGAAACGCTCAGTTAACAGACATGAAAAACAATAATGAAACGAAAAGTGAATCAAGGCTCTAGCTGTAGCCAATCACGATCCAAAACAAATACAACTTGTAATAATAACTTTGACGCTGCTGAACATGTAATGCTGTTCTTATGTATCACTGGTTCCTttaaagagacagaaagtcaTGGAAGATGATAATTATTCAAAAGCAAGCCTAACTTCCAGGCTATGAGGAGGCAGCACAGAATTCTACAATTTTCTGTTTACAAAGAAGTTTGCTCCAACTCTTCATTTGTGAACCTAAAAATTTTATCTAGAGAgcagattaaatttaaaatatcagagaTGCAAACACACTCGTGCACACTCTTTTCAAGAGGTGGGGAGTCATCGCCCTCTCCATGTGGAAGGGCGGCCAGTCCGTCTTCTCTGCCATCTCCACCCGCCCAGAGATGCAGGAGTGAATCTGACTGGTGAGTCTGGGAAGCCTCTTCTGCTCTTTGGTACTTTCCCACCTGCAGAGAACACGGATCTCCCCGGGTCTTCCATGTTTAAGCTATACAGGGCAGGCCTGTGGTTGTTCAGCACTGGCCGAGTCCATGTGCCCAATTCTGACAGTGAAGTACTGGCAAGCCAACTGTCGCCGCCAATGCTCTCCAGTATTTCCACCAGTTAACAACGACAGAAGTAAGATTTTTATCTCTTATCCTCTAGGCTCCTATGTCTCTCATCTCTTTTTCATGTCATTTAACAAAAACTTTTTTCCTGAGAAAAACTGAACACAATCTAATGTAAAACCATTAGTAGAAGAATGCTTTCACTTACCAGGTGTGCTCTAGCAAATACAATAGGGAGTCCAAAAGCTGAGACCACGATGCCTGTTGTAAGAAATATGGCCAGTTCCTTACAGGCGTTACTCATAGCATCCGTATCATCCACTAATCTTCTTGCTATGCAGTATGGAATAGGTGAAAGGAtgtaaaaaaacagaacaaagagagGCCAGTATtggctagaaaaagaaaaataagttaatgtagtttttgctatttttgtcattttcctcACACaagatccactctttttaaaaataaggaccGAAGCATATTGGAAGGTACAAAATAtaacacagtttaaaaataagCTATAACCTGAACACTGAAAAGAGGGACATTTAGAATCACAGTATTCCTAAAGTTATGATACAATgattaaatatttctcaaattaaaagaaaacactttatGAATTTTAACAGTTGGAATCAAagcccaaaattaaaaatatatattttttcattttaggttATAAATAAAAAGGGATTATTGAAAAATGGAATTAttaacagtaattttaaaaattcaagattcATGCCCTTGACTTCTAACATCCTGCCTTAGCATGACgctggaacactcccaaactttcCACAGGTCACTAGGAACTCCCAAAATACTgaaatcaaaatacagaaaatgaactGACAGTAATATTGAAGACTTTCAGTCAGAATATGAactttatcacaataaaaatagaTGGCTTTTAGTCTACAGTCTAGCTATTGTATTGTGCCAATGTCATTTCCTGTTTGTGATCATATAAAACAGTTGTGTAAGATATTAACACTGGGAGAAGATGTGTGAAGGGTATAAGGGACTTCTCTGTACTACTTTTGCAACTTCTTGAGAGCCCATcgtcatttcaaaataaaaagttaaaaagaaatagatggcTTTTAAAACTgccataaaataaaacacacatcaTAATGGAGATTTGCTTGTACTTAGACACTCATGATAAGCAAAGATTTATCTATATGTTTTTCCTAAAAGatcttttcctaaatattttgagaaaaaaaattacaaatggacataagtttaagggaaaaaacgtgcaaaaattataaaagcacaaaaagtgaaaaaccaAGGCTGTCTGTGTCTTCCCCACTCCTACTGATCTGGGTCTTTCCATATTCCCATATAGATAAACTTTAAAGATATGAATGAATCACTGCActtttaaatttaacaatatatcttttttgtttgtttgctttttttttttttgcggtacacgggcctctcactgctgtggcctctcccgttgcggagcacaggctccggacgcgcaggctcagcggccatggctcacgggcccagctgctccgtggcatgtgggatcctccaggaccggggcacgaacccgtgtcccctgcattggcaggcagactctcaaccactgcgccaccagggaagcccttaacaatatatgttattttacatATTAGCAATCCAGCTCTTATTCTTTTTAAGACTACCTAGTATTTTCATTGATGGATGTactataatttatcatttttcttttgacaGACCTTTAGGatgcttccagttttttttttgttgctgttgttattataaACACGTCTGCCATGAACATCCATACTCTCCCCCGACTACACATATCTTTGCAAACATCTGTAAGTGGATTTCTATGAGTAATTCTAAGAAGTGGAAAGGCTAGTTCAGAGAATATATACATTTTGAGAGCTACAGGCAAGCTGGCCTCCCAGAGGACTTGCACCTATTTAAACTTCCACCCAGAGTACATAACAATGCTTGTTTGCCATATCTTTTATCTTTGCCAAtggatttcatttaattttgagtgaggttgagtatattttcatgttcTTAGTAGCAATCTGCagttcttttttcatatttgtagttcatttttctattgcattgtctgtattttttttgattaaaaaaattttatttattttgtttatttatttatttttttccctttttttttttttggcggtacacgagcctctcactgctgtggcctctcccgttgtggagcacaggctccggacgcgcaggctcagcggccatggctcatgggcccagccgctccgcggcatgtgggatcttcccggaccggggcacaaacccgtgtcccctgcatcggcaggcggactctcaactactcgccaccagggaagcccttgtttgtttatttttggctgtgttgggtcttcggtgctgcgtgcgggctttctgtagttatggtgagcgggggctactcttcattgaggtgcgcaggcttctcactgcggtgccttctctagttgcggagcacgggctctaggtgtgcaggcttcagtagttgtggtacgcaggtaCAGcatttgtggctcgcaggctctagagcgcaggctcagtagttgtggtgcatgggcttagttgcctgcggcatgtgggatcttcccgaaccagggctcgaatctgtggccccggcattggcaggcggattcttaaccactgcaccaccagggaagccctgtatttttcttactaatttatcctattaattaaaaaaaattctctctgtcCTAAGGAAAGTAATTGTCAAAAGTCATTTACATGACttcttttgtcagttgctctTGACTCTGCttagaggtttttgtttgtttttgctcaaaagacattttacattttcttgcaTTTAATTTAATCAATTGGTTCTCAAAATTAAGCAGTAGTGCTGGGCTACTGTGTTGCTATCCTGCCATTAAAGACTTAGCAGTAGTCAAGGACAGCCAAAGTCTTTTTTGCACGCTGCTGTCCTAAAATCTTTTCAAACACCTTTTAAGTGAAGACTTAAAGTTTGTCCTTGGTAAACGACCATTTCTCAGGATTACTTCTattgcagtaaaaaaaaatttttttaattttaaaagtagaaaaattttacacttaaacactcaaaaagacaaaaattttacATACTTGTATATTGGAAGGGCACATCCAAGCATCAAAAACATCAGCCCAATTGCTCCTCCAAAGGACAAACTAATCAAAGCtgcaaagtaaataataaaaaaacaaatagaaatagtaattaaattaaattaacacTATTTGTATTAATATTACTATTAGCAGTCTGAACATTACCTGTGATCCCAGaggcaaaaagcaaacaaaacacaccaaaaaaagcaAATGTATTAGTGAATCATCTTCAAAAGCTGAAGTTACCTGGTTTCAGAATAAGTCTTTTGTGGCATCTTCAAAGCAAAATACAGTGATACTGATATTCAAAGCCCTGACCTATCGCCAGCACGTCACCACATTCCCAAATTACTGGTTCCATGTCAAATGAGCATCCCAGTCTGCGAGATCAATGCTCCTCCAGGCATTAGTATGATACTCACTCCTCAGATCATTACCGTTTTGAAAAGTAGTATGTGGAGAAACTCCGCAGTAACTTTACTGGACTTCAGAAGCCTCATCTATGGGAAACCCTCTCCTGAGCAGTTCCTACTTcctgcacacacacccccaacaGGCACAGGTGAAAAGTGTCCCTGGATATCTGTAGTCAGTAATCTCAGTCAGTTAATTCTGCTACAGATATTTAAATCGTTTGCAAAACAATAGCTGGGTTTCTTTCCCTAAGTTCCTACACATTAGAAAATCTGCAGGATAACAGGTACAATCCTTCGGTGGTATCACTGTTTTAAGACATTATCACAAGCAATAGATGCATTCTATAGCTGAAATATAGTTTctgaagtcacacacacacacttatacaaAGCATTATGTTTTATAAAGTGTTTTCACATAGATAAGTGAGTAGAAACAACTTCCTTGAATATACATAGTTAACCAATGGCCTAGAattaagcaaagaaacaaacgaTCAATTTATTTTGAATTCTATACAACCTATATTTCTGCAACTACAGTGGCTAAGAGaataacttacttttttttttaatgatgcagTCCACTAACcttaacaaaaacattaaaattcaaaAGAGCTGTCAAAGGTCTACAAATTACCAAGACAAAATCCAACATATACAAACCAAAATTAACACAAGGGGTTAAATGCTGCTAAGAACTACTGATATACTTCTCTGAATTAAGATAGTCATAATCAAGGACACCCAATGACATGGGAGCCGGGCAGATTTAGTTTTCATTCAGATCAGTGATGTAGGTCATGTCAACCGTGAACACATTTACTTAGTCCTTAATGCCATTAGATTTTCAGTTgcacaaagaaaaagacacatttgCACTTTAATCTGCAGCAAAAGAGGAACTTCACGTTTATAAGGGAATGCCATGTAAGCAGTGAGGAAAATACCAAGTTCACCGTTTGTTTTGTTCAGTTCAAGACAGGTCCTCATAAGCTGACCCCATTTCCTTGCTCGGACACACATCACCCCAGGCTAGCACCCCTTGGTCTTGGCACTGCAGCTGTACcagccccctttcctctcctggaAATCAGCCGGCTCCCTCacccacagggcctttgcacatgctatccCTTCTACCTCAGATGctttttcattcacttatttcATTCAAGAAATGTCTACATAGAACCAAATACCTAACAGGTGCTGGGGACATGTTAATGAACAGGCAAGGCCATGTCACTCACGGAGCTTGAATTCTTGTCCCAGTCCTTGCCTCTTTCTGCCAAGCGAACTCCTACTTTTCCTTCAGGTCACAGCCCAGTTATCTCTTCCTCAGTGAAGTTTTTGCAAAGCCCCTGACTAGACCGATTCCcattatgtttatttattcacttattccacaaatatctactgagtgcctactgtgtgtcacACACTGTTCTTGACACTGGAGACAGCACAATGTAAAGAAATCGAAGCTCTTGCTTTCATGCTTACATTCTGGTGGgagaataaagaaatttttttaaaaagtaagcaaataaatgtcaaatgctatggaaaaaaaaaatcaagtaaggGGGTGGGAGTGCTATTCTAGATGCATCAGCTGGGAAAGCGTCTCTGATGAGGAGACATCTAAGCAGAGATCTATATGAAATGAAGAAGTGAATCAATCTCGTGGCTATCTGGGGGGAACATTCCAGGCTGAGGGACGTGCACGTGCAGAGGTCCTCTTTGCTCTGGATGCCTCCCCTGTGCTCATTTATCACAGCTGCAATGTTATACTGATTTGTATTTGTCTTCTCTTGTAAGCTGTTCACACCACAAGAGCAGGGAAAGAGTTCTTCTGTTGCTGATGCTCAGGCCTCAGCTCTTAACACTCAATAATAAACATGTGTAGAATGAACGAAAGGGAgcaaaggggagagagggagatgaaaaaagagaagagagcccAATGCAGCAGAGCAGAAACAGCCGTAACTGAGAGTCAGGAGGCACTGGGTCCCAGCTCCTAccagccacttactagctgacTAAGTCATCTAAATATCAGTTCTTTCTTCTATAAAATAAGCGTTGGACTAGATCTAAAATGCAAATACTTCTCTGAACACTAAAGATAATTGTTATAAGACATGCTGAAGAAGTAAAACACCATCTCTGCTTTGTGAAATATAACTGCCAAACAGCTAAGTTCATCACTATAATAACACCTTATTTATTCAAAAGCCATTTATGCAGCATAGACCTTAGACTCCTAAAGGAAACAGAGACATAACATAGATACCACAAAGCCCATACACTAAagctaacattcttttttttttttttttttttgcggtatgcgggcctctcactgctgtggcccctcccgttgcggagcatcggcaggcggactctcaaccactgcgccaccagggaagcccaaagctaaCATTCTTTATAAGCAGACACTTAGGCACTTATTCAGaagttatttgttcattttttgtgaCAACTGTGTGTGAATTCCAGCGGaataaaacctttttattttaaaggatcaCCTATgctcacttatacatatatatttcaatagGCAACTCAGGTACCCAGAAAAAAGTTAAGTGAAAAGTAACTTTTCTTTCCTGGATTACTGTTATCTGTATCTTGTGAAGACAAAATTTTGTAAGCTTATTTTGCTTcctatatttaaagagatgagaaATAGGAGGGAGAGCTGCATACAAGCAAGAACTGCCCTCTGATTGGGGggaagagactaaaaaaaaaaaaaaaggttaaatcaGGCATAAAAATCTCAAAGAGCATACCAGATTTGCAATAGATAATCTTGGCCAAGAGATAAGTAGCCTTAGGACTTGGTTGCTGAAGTTAACTCTGTTCTATGACAGAGAAAAATTacttatgttccttttttttttttttttaaattttatttattttttgctgcgttgggtcttcgttgctgcgcaggctttctctagttgcggcgagtgggggctactcttcattgcagtgcgcgggcttctcttgttgcggagcacaggctctaagcgtgtgggcttcagcagttgtggcacatgggctcagtagttgtggctcgtgggctctagagcgcaggctcagtagttgtggcgcacgggcttagttgctccgcggcatgtgggatcttcccagaccaggactcaaagcCGTGttccgtgcattggcaggcagattcttaaccactgtgccaccagggaagtcccta is a window encoding:
- the LEPROTL1 gene encoding leptin receptor overlapping transcript-like 1 codes for the protein MAGIKALISLSFGGAIGLMFLMLGCALPIYNQYWPLFVLFFYILSPIPYCIARRLVDDTDAMSNACKELAIFLTTGIVVSAFGLPIVFARAHLIEWGACALVLTGNTVIFATILGFFLVFGSNDDFSWQQW